The following proteins are encoded in a genomic region of Methylobacterium tardum:
- a CDS encoding acyl-CoA thioesterase has protein sequence MDLAGGTFVAQRAQGRVVTVSIDAMRFLRPISVGDEVSCYCTLHEEGETSLAVKVEIWVRERSGRNPEKVTEGVLTSVALDDDGKPRSLRGINQS, from the coding sequence ATGGATCTGGCCGGGGGTACCTTCGTCGCTCAGCGCGCACAGGGTCGCGTCGTCACGGTCAGCATCGATGCGATGCGCTTCCTGCGTCCGATCTCAGTCGGCGATGAGGTCAGCTGCTATTGTACGCTGCATGAAGAAGGTGAGACGTCACTGGCGGTTAAGGTCGAGATCTGGGTTCGGGAACGAAGCGGCAGAAACCCGGAGAAGGTGACCGAAGGCGTGCTCACCTCCGTGGCGCTGGACGACGACGGCAAACCTCGTTCTCTGCGCGGAATAAATCAGAGCTAG
- a CDS encoding DUF1003 domain-containing protein: MVVQSERNVRRIPKPTFPPPQPSGLSPALRRNIQTLRERRSHEERRASLQERVAEAITRFTGSMAFVYLHVMLFGFWVLVNTGLLTLLPKWDESFVILGTSASVEAIFLSTFVLISQNRMAAAADKRADLDLHISLLAEHEVTKLVTMVSAITDHLGLETKADGEVDELQQDVAPDAVLDQIERSGGS, encoded by the coding sequence ATGGTCGTTCAATCTGAGCGTAATGTGCGCCGGATTCCGAAACCGACCTTCCCGCCGCCACAGCCGAGCGGATTGTCGCCGGCGCTCAGGCGCAACATCCAGACGCTCCGAGAGCGCCGCAGCCATGAGGAGCGACGGGCATCGCTGCAGGAGCGTGTCGCCGAGGCGATCACGCGCTTCACTGGCAGCATGGCCTTCGTCTACCTGCATGTGATGCTGTTCGGCTTTTGGGTTCTCGTGAACACGGGTCTGCTGACGCTGCTGCCAAAGTGGGACGAGTCGTTTGTGATCCTCGGCACCTCGGCTTCCGTCGAGGCGATTTTCCTCTCGACCTTCGTGCTGATCAGTCAGAACCGCATGGCGGCCGCCGCTGACAAGCGCGCTGACCTTGACCTGCACATCAGTCTTCTGGCTGAGCACGAGGTGACCAAGCTGGTGACCATGGTCTCTGCAATCACGGACCATCTCGGCCTTGAGACCAAGGCGGACGGCGAGGTTGACGAACTTCAACAGGATGTCGCCCCTGACGCTGTGCTCGACCAGATCGAGCGGAGTGGCGGCTCGTGA
- a CDS encoding DUF4267 domain-containing protein, which translates to MALAAVFLCLGGLFIVSPSAGAAIFGIPAPSGVPAGYLRAIGFRDVALALYLAGLACFSTRRAVCLVLMASVFIPFCDVILVWMSDSATFWQIALHGVSGAGLVLIAALISLSAKRA; encoded by the coding sequence ATGGCTCTGGCTGCCGTGTTCCTCTGCCTCGGTGGCTTGTTCATCGTCTCTCCGTCCGCCGGTGCTGCTATCTTCGGCATCCCGGCGCCGAGCGGCGTCCCGGCGGGCTACCTGCGAGCCATCGGCTTTCGCGATGTGGCCCTGGCTCTCTACCTAGCCGGCCTCGCCTGCTTCTCGACGCGCCGAGCCGTGTGCCTGGTGTTGATGGCGAGCGTGTTCATTCCCTTCTGCGACGTCATCCTCGTCTGGATGTCCGATTCCGCAACCTTCTGGCAGATCGCACTGCACGGGGTGAGCGGAGCCGGTCTGGTCCTCATTGCAGCTTTGATATCTCTGAGCGCGAAACGTGCATGA
- a CDS encoding NAD(P)/FAD-dependent oxidoreductase, giving the protein MKAHEMGHGQPSRALVVGAGLAALRGAEAMRDTGFSGTLTIVGAEPYRPYDRPPLSKHVLTGQIAPDATTLPSSFGEDVDWHLGIPAVRLNRADRLVHLADGTALPYDRLLIATGTRARPWPNPHEGRLAGVYTLRGRDDAIALRKALTSGPKRVLVIGGGLIGCEVASACRQLSLPVTLVQPGPAPLARVLGRYIGAIVGAMHEARGVDLRLGGEVEWLEEANGRFMRAHLADGTAIAADIAVMALGAVRNTEWLYGSGLSFDAGGVDCDADGYVLGEDGCPDTAIAAAGDVARFPHPLYGGHRIAVEHWGHAVAQGVHAGRLLAGDKPERNYAALPAFWSGQAGVTLKSVGLTEGADAMTIAQGDPATGRFLALYGREGRCIAAVSVDCGRWLPAYAERIAAAAPFPPEETVIDRGGALAILAPGFS; this is encoded by the coding sequence ATGAAGGCGCATGAGATGGGACATGGCCAGCCCAGCCGTGCGTTGGTGGTCGGTGCCGGCCTTGCAGCCCTGCGCGGGGCCGAAGCGATGCGCGATACAGGCTTCTCTGGCACCCTCACGATCGTCGGGGCCGAGCCCTACCGTCCCTACGACCGGCCGCCGCTCTCAAAGCATGTACTGACCGGTCAGATCGCCCCTGACGCCACCACCCTGCCGAGCAGCTTCGGTGAGGACGTTGACTGGCACCTCGGCATCCCGGCTGTGCGCCTCAATCGCGCAGACCGCCTGGTTCACCTCGCGGACGGCACAGCGCTGCCCTACGACCGCCTGCTGATCGCCACCGGCACCCGCGCCCGGCCCTGGCCGAACCCACACGAGGGCAGGCTCGCGGGGGTCTACACCCTGCGCGGCCGCGACGACGCAATTGCTTTGCGCAAGGCGCTTACTTCCGGCCCAAAACGCGTGCTGGTGATCGGCGGTGGCCTGATCGGCTGCGAGGTAGCCAGCGCATGCCGGCAACTCAGCCTACCCGTGACCCTGGTCCAGCCCGGCCCGGCGCCGCTCGCCCGTGTGCTCGGCCGGTATATTGGAGCGATCGTCGGCGCAATGCACGAGGCTCGCGGCGTCGACCTGCGCCTGGGTGGCGAGGTCGAGTGGCTGGAGGAGGCAAATGGCCGGTTCATGCGCGCGCACCTCGCCGATGGCACGGCCATCGCGGCGGACATTGCGGTGATGGCGCTCGGCGCAGTGCGCAACACCGAGTGGCTCTACGGATCCGGTCTGTCGTTCGACGCGGGCGGCGTCGACTGTGACGCAGACGGTTACGTACTCGGTGAAGATGGCTGCCCCGACACCGCGATCGCGGCGGCGGGCGACGTGGCGCGTTTCCCCCACCCGCTCTACGGCGGACACCGCATCGCGGTAGAGCACTGGGGCCATGCGGTCGCGCAGGGCGTGCATGCCGGTCGCCTGCTCGCCGGGGATAAGCCCGAACGGAACTACGCTGCGCTGCCGGCTTTCTGGTCAGGGCAGGCGGGCGTCACGCTCAAGTCAGTCGGGCTGACCGAGGGGGCGGACGCGATGACGATCGCCCAGGGCGATCCAGCCACAGGCCGCTTCCTCGCGCTCTACGGCCGAGAGGGACGGTGTATCGCGGCCGTGTCGGTCGATTGCGGGCGCTGGCTGCCGGCCTACGCAGAGCGGATTGCAGCAGCTGCACCCTTCCCACCCGAAGAGACAGTGATCGACCGAGGTGGCGCACTTGCCATCCTGGCGCCTGGCTTTTCCTGA
- a CDS encoding response regulator: MADAFTPRLAVLIVEDDPVQLMEAAAALRDAGYEVAEASTVEAAQAHLAARPELVAMVADVDLAGEPLSGFTLAKAVAARWPEVAILIVSGVERPSEEQMPMGARFLRKPFALEGLAQALRAVLAARGISS, translated from the coding sequence ATGGCGGACGCCTTCACGCCGCGGCTTGCCGTGCTGATTGTCGAGGACGATCCCGTGCAGCTCATGGAAGCGGCTGCGGCGTTGCGGGATGCTGGGTACGAGGTCGCCGAGGCTTCGACAGTGGAGGCGGCTCAGGCCCACTTGGCGGCCCGTCCCGAGCTCGTGGCCATGGTTGCAGACGTCGACCTCGCCGGTGAGCCTTTGAGCGGCTTCACCCTGGCAAAAGCCGTGGCGGCGCGTTGGCCAGAGGTCGCGATCTTGATTGTGTCGGGAGTGGAGCGGCCGAGCGAGGAGCAGATGCCGATGGGAGCACGCTTCCTGCGTAAGCCGTTCGCGCTCGAAGGGCTCGCACAAGCACTTCGCGCCGTGCTGGCAGCGCGGGGGATTAGCTCGTAA
- a CDS encoding haloacid dehalogenase type II, with amino-acid sequence MTRPKVIAFDINETVFSLESIRPRLIALGLPATALEVWFASALRDAFAIAITDRFAPFRSVLDGALASLLSTHGLSGNPEQIAGVLDGMTELEPHADALAAFTVLRSQGFRVIALSNSATASTEKLLRRSGLDPYVEAVLSVDEVQRSKPRPEVYRYAAAEAGVTLDQLALVATHAWDTHGAKAVGLTTGFVARGQTYPNVLLPPDVEGQTLLDVAHGLANLQPHP; translated from the coding sequence ATGACACGACCCAAGGTCATCGCGTTCGACATCAACGAGACGGTATTTTCTTTGGAAAGCATCCGTCCGCGGCTCATCGCTCTCGGCCTGCCGGCAACAGCGCTGGAGGTGTGGTTCGCCTCAGCCCTGCGAGACGCGTTTGCCATCGCGATCACGGACCGCTTCGCGCCATTTCGCTCGGTGCTGGACGGGGCGCTTGCCTCCTTGCTGTCCACCCATGGTCTGTCCGGCAATCCCGAGCAAATAGCGGGCGTACTGGACGGCATGACTGAGCTTGAGCCACACGCCGACGCCCTTGCGGCTTTCACTGTGCTGAGGAGTCAGGGCTTTCGCGTGATCGCATTGAGCAACAGCGCGACCGCATCGACCGAGAAGCTGCTCCGCCGCTCCGGCTTGGACCCGTATGTCGAGGCTGTGCTCTCGGTTGATGAGGTACAGCGCTCCAAGCCAAGGCCGGAGGTGTACCGCTACGCGGCAGCAGAAGCGGGCGTCACGCTTGATCAGCTTGCTCTCGTGGCAACCCATGCGTGGGACACGCACGGAGCCAAGGCTGTGGGCCTGACAACCGGCTTCGTAGCGCGCGGACAGACCTACCCGAACGTGCTGCTCCCGCCTGACGTTGAGGGTCAAACCCTACTCGACGTGGCGCATGGCCTCGCGAATTTGCAGCCGCATCCATAA
- a CDS encoding ferredoxin: MSSPAPQPGLRVSVDLNLCQAYAQCCYAAPQHFRIEGPEALFYDPAPGARDRADIERARIACPVQAIRVEDKSHEGA, from the coding sequence ATGTCTTCTCCGGCCCCGCAGCCCGGTCTTCGCGTGAGCGTCGATCTCAACCTCTGCCAAGCCTACGCTCAGTGCTGCTACGCAGCGCCACAGCACTTCCGTATCGAGGGGCCCGAGGCGCTGTTCTACGACCCCGCGCCCGGAGCGCGGGATCGCGCCGACATCGAACGGGCACGGATCGCCTGTCCCGTTCAGGCGATCCGGGTCGAAGACAAAAGCCATGAAGGCGCATGA
- a CDS encoding Na+/H+ antiporter, with amino-acid sequence MEIFETLLALLAACVVLALVARRLQVPLAVVLVLGGMALALIPGLPTVTLDPQLALVLFLPPLLQASAYRTDWPAFRFNLRPILFLALGAVLFTAAAVAVTAKFLVPDLPWAAAIALGAIVAPPDAVAAASVLKNFRITKRLVVILEGESLLNDASSLVLYRFAVAATLAGEVSLGQASLSFLFAAAGGTLIGYVVGRIAMWIFSHLEDTLLDILVSFLAGFAAYLAAEQVHASGVLAAVTCGLVLGQKQHAAFTARTRLESGAVWSFVEFVLTALVFVLIGLQLRGIGERLGQYEFRHLAILGLAVSAALIVSRFIWVFPALWLPRALSRSLREQDPMPPWSHATILSWAGMRGVVSLAAGLALPVNFPGRDLILFLAFCAILATLVIQGTTLGPLIRYYGLSEPEDRVTNPAVTPQAIEARSKTTVAAMAAVTDKLEDLGPEQAAAAEDLLRELRQRAKRAAHASEESGIGVERLSARLDLRLTAIEAARTKLLADHRDDLEHEELSVLMAELDLEEQQIRIAMGER; translated from the coding sequence GTGGAGATCTTTGAAACCCTCCTAGCCCTGCTCGCGGCCTGCGTCGTTCTAGCCCTCGTCGCACGCCGTCTTCAGGTCCCTCTCGCGGTCGTCCTCGTCCTAGGCGGGATGGCCCTCGCACTGATCCCGGGCCTGCCTACCGTCACCCTCGACCCACAACTCGCGCTTGTCCTGTTCTTGCCTCCCTTGCTTCAGGCAAGTGCCTACAGGACCGATTGGCCGGCCTTCCGCTTCAACCTGCGTCCAATCCTGTTCCTCGCGCTTGGTGCCGTCCTGTTCACGGCCGCGGCTGTGGCGGTCACCGCGAAGTTCCTGGTGCCGGACCTGCCCTGGGCCGCCGCCATCGCGCTGGGGGCAATCGTAGCCCCGCCCGATGCGGTTGCGGCCGCGTCAGTGCTGAAGAACTTTCGTATAACAAAGCGGCTCGTCGTCATCCTGGAAGGCGAGAGCCTGCTCAACGACGCATCGTCGCTCGTCCTCTACCGTTTCGCCGTCGCCGCGACGCTGGCTGGCGAAGTCTCGCTTGGCCAAGCCTCCCTCTCGTTCCTATTCGCGGCCGCGGGCGGCACGTTGATCGGCTACGTCGTCGGCCGCATCGCGATGTGGATCTTTAGTCACCTTGAGGATACCCTGCTCGACATCCTCGTCTCATTTCTGGCGGGCTTCGCAGCCTACCTCGCGGCGGAGCAGGTCCATGCCTCGGGCGTACTCGCGGCGGTCACCTGCGGCCTCGTACTCGGCCAGAAGCAGCACGCGGCTTTCACCGCCCGGACCCGTCTCGAGTCGGGTGCGGTCTGGAGCTTTGTCGAGTTCGTCCTGACCGCCCTGGTCTTTGTACTCATCGGCCTACAGTTGCGCGGAATCGGGGAACGTCTCGGCCAGTACGAGTTCCGCCATCTCGCGATCTTGGGCTTGGCGGTGTCCGCTGCCCTCATCGTCAGCCGGTTCATCTGGGTCTTCCCGGCTCTCTGGCTGCCGCGTGCGTTATCGCGCAGCCTGCGGGAGCAAGATCCGATGCCCCCGTGGAGCCACGCCACAATCCTGTCGTGGGCTGGAATGCGTGGCGTCGTGAGCTTAGCTGCCGGCTTGGCTCTTCCGGTCAACTTCCCCGGACGCGACCTCATCCTGTTCCTAGCTTTCTGCGCTATCCTCGCCACGCTGGTGATCCAAGGCACGACCCTCGGTCCCCTGATCCGCTATTACGGTCTGAGCGAGCCAGAAGACCGTGTGACCAATCCGGCAGTCACGCCGCAGGCAATCGAAGCGCGCAGCAAGACCACGGTCGCCGCGATGGCTGCCGTCACCGACAAGCTGGAGGATCTCGGTCCGGAGCAGGCCGCGGCCGCCGAGGACCTGCTCCGCGAGTTGCGCCAGCGTGCCAAGCGTGCCGCTCATGCGAGCGAGGAGAGCGGTATCGGCGTGGAACGTTTATCTGCGAGGCTCGACCTGCGACTGACAGCCATCGAGGCGGCGCGGACGAAGCTACTGGCCGATCACAGGGATGACCTCGAGCACGAGGAGCTGTCCGTACTCATGGCCGAGCTCGATCTAGAAGAGCAGCAAATTAGGATTGCGATGGGCGAGAGGTAG
- a CDS encoding DUF4142 domain-containing protein translates to MKKLTTLAICLVLTSPALAESVSEKTGLNSLVGASPNTQDFVTEAAISDMFEIQSSKLAQEKKDTKVNDFANKMIADHTTSSETMKNLVQSGKVKADIPGSLDSKHQSMLDKLKGLNGDDFEKQYRSDQISGHKDTVDLYRRYAKGGDNADLKAFAEKTLPIVEHHQKMAEDLAK, encoded by the coding sequence ATGAAGAAGCTCACTACCTTAGCTATATGCCTGGTTTTGACGAGCCCAGCTCTCGCCGAGAGCGTGTCCGAGAAGACTGGTCTGAACTCGTTGGTTGGCGCCAGCCCGAATACGCAGGACTTCGTCACTGAGGCTGCTATCAGTGACATGTTCGAAATCCAGTCGAGCAAGCTTGCTCAGGAGAAGAAAGACACGAAGGTCAACGACTTCGCAAACAAGATGATTGCCGATCACACCACATCGAGCGAGACCATGAAAAACCTGGTTCAAAGTGGCAAGGTGAAGGCGGACATTCCGGGTTCTCTCGACAGCAAGCACCAGAGCATGCTCGATAAACTTAAGGGTTTGAACGGCGACGATTTCGAGAAGCAATACCGCTCCGATCAGATTTCGGGCCACAAGGATACGGTCGACCTGTACAGGCGCTACGCAAAGGGCGGCGATAACGCGGATCTGAAGGCGTTTGCGGAGAAGACGCTGCCGATCGTTGAGCACCACCAGAAGATGGCCGAGGATCTCGCCAAGTAA
- a CDS encoding alpha/beta fold hydrolase, whose translation MSLQSEPSLSLVRLPEVTLNVASAGPKDGALTILLHGFPEFWFGWRHQIDALARAGLHVVAPDQRGYNLSSKPVDIAAYHLDRVADDVIALADSYGASTFDVVGHDWGGIVGWWLASRSPERVRRLVILNAPHPDVLASYARRHPTQALRVFYFGAFQVPWLPEAGLRAANFLAMRQALRLTSKAGTFSHADLNRYCEAWAQPGALTGMLNWYRALRLKDRSERAPIDAPTLIVWGRKDPALSPRLAAESLSLCTQGRIEWLPAATHWLHHEEPDRVSAALTSFLGS comes from the coding sequence ATGTCGCTCCAGAGCGAACCCAGCCTCTCTCTCGTCCGTCTTCCCGAGGTTACGCTCAACGTCGCTTCGGCTGGGCCGAAGGATGGTGCACTCACCATCCTACTTCATGGCTTTCCGGAGTTCTGGTTCGGCTGGCGTCATCAGATCGACGCGCTCGCACGAGCAGGCCTGCACGTCGTTGCTCCAGACCAGCGCGGGTACAACCTCAGCAGCAAGCCGGTGGACATTGCTGCCTACCACCTGGATCGTGTGGCAGACGACGTGATCGCACTCGCTGACAGTTACGGGGCGAGCACGTTCGACGTGGTGGGGCATGACTGGGGCGGCATCGTCGGATGGTGGCTCGCCTCGCGATCTCCGGAGCGCGTTCGGCGCCTTGTCATCCTGAATGCCCCCCATCCGGATGTGCTCGCGAGCTACGCTCGCCGCCACCCCACTCAGGCACTCCGGGTCTTCTACTTTGGGGCTTTCCAGGTGCCTTGGCTGCCGGAAGCTGGCCTCCGAGCGGCCAACTTCCTGGCCATGCGCCAGGCGCTTCGTTTGACGAGCAAGGCCGGTACGTTCAGCCACGCCGATCTGAACCGCTACTGTGAAGCGTGGGCACAGCCCGGTGCTCTGACCGGGATGCTGAACTGGTATCGCGCGCTGCGCTTGAAGGACCGCTCCGAACGCGCGCCGATCGATGCACCGACCCTGATCGTGTGGGGAAGGAAAGATCCGGCGCTAAGCCCGCGTCTCGCCGCGGAAAGCCTCAGCCTCTGCACGCAGGGCAGGATCGAGTGGTTGCCGGCCGCAACACACTGGTTGCACCATGAAGAGCCGGACCGCGTCAGCGCCGCGCTGACCAGCTTTCTCGGTTCATAA
- a CDS encoding antibiotic biosynthesis monooxygenase family protein yields MFSVIFEAHPRAEQWDAYLGHAKILRPELEQIDGFVENVRYRSLTREGWILSLSGWRDEKAVVRWRTRVRHHEAQATGRSEILHDYHLRVGQVTKDTQVPTGHALTEQRLDETETGLGTTIRLIDASRPLGGTEQASPDALARWLGLSPKTDGLVAWDVFEAILTPGDFVLLLSWRNRGAAEGFEPEVALPEESRLRRVRVVRDYGMFDRREAPQYYPDEAGAETIHD; encoded by the coding sequence GTGTTCTCCGTGATCTTCGAAGCTCATCCGCGCGCCGAGCAGTGGGACGCCTATCTCGGGCACGCCAAGATCCTGCGGCCCGAGTTGGAGCAGATCGACGGCTTCGTGGAGAATGTCCGCTACCGCAGCCTCACCCGCGAGGGCTGGATTCTGTCGCTCTCAGGTTGGCGCGACGAGAAGGCCGTGGTGCGCTGGCGAACGCGAGTGCGGCACCACGAGGCCCAGGCCACGGGTCGGTCCGAGATCCTGCACGACTACCACCTGCGCGTCGGTCAGGTCACCAAGGACACGCAGGTTCCCACGGGTCACGCGTTGACCGAGCAGCGCCTGGACGAGACCGAGACCGGCTTAGGCACGACCATTAGGCTGATCGATGCAAGCCGCCCGCTTGGCGGGACAGAACAGGCGAGCCCGGACGCGCTCGCCCGATGGCTTGGCCTCAGCCCCAAGACAGATGGCCTCGTCGCCTGGGACGTGTTCGAGGCCATCCTGACGCCAGGTGACTTCGTCCTGCTTCTATCCTGGCGAAATCGTGGGGCCGCCGAAGGGTTCGAGCCGGAGGTCGCGCTGCCGGAAGAAAGCAGGCTGCGCCGCGTCCGCGTGGTACGCGACTACGGCATGTTCGACCGCAGGGAGGCGCCGCAATACTACCCCGACGAAGCAGGTGCGGAGACCATCCACGACTGA
- a CDS encoding STAS/SEC14 domain-containing protein, whose translation MNAAPDGSVIQRDAPRADLIAFEIKDKITKPDIEWMSSITDEAMKAHGKIDMLLIMSNYEGSDLGAKFDGYANEVKVRSVAHIRKYVVVGAPTFARAMIKLSGTVIPVETKTFDLAEEAAAWAYLVEAGPAAG comes from the coding sequence ATGAACGCTGCACCAGACGGGTCCGTCATCCAGCGCGACGCGCCGCGGGCTGATCTCATCGCCTTCGAGATCAAGGACAAAATCACGAAGCCGGACATCGAGTGGATGTCCTCGATCACCGACGAGGCCATGAAGGCGCATGGTAAGATCGACATGTTGCTCATTATGTCGAACTACGAAGGCTCGGATCTTGGCGCGAAGTTCGACGGCTACGCGAACGAAGTAAAGGTCCGGTCGGTGGCCCATATTCGGAAGTACGTCGTGGTCGGCGCACCAACGTTCGCTCGCGCCATGATCAAGCTGTCGGGGACGGTCATCCCGGTCGAGACGAAAACGTTCGATCTAGCTGAGGAGGCTGCGGCTTGGGCCTATCTCGTGGAGGCTGGACCAGCCGCGGGTTGA
- a CDS encoding PilZ domain-containing protein encodes MDNRRETTRRRVLLAGKVMLPGGGVIDCTLRDRSEGGARIKVLSVIGIPDEFRLLVEATGEMVQAKVVWRRPNEIGLRVL; translated from the coding sequence ATGGACAACAGGCGAGAGACAACTCGGCGCCGCGTGCTACTTGCCGGCAAGGTCATGCTTCCCGGCGGTGGCGTGATCGACTGCACCCTGCGGGATCGCTCTGAGGGCGGGGCGCGGATCAAGGTGCTGAGCGTGATCGGCATCCCGGACGAGTTCCGGCTGCTCGTCGAGGCGACCGGCGAAATGGTCCAAGCCAAGGTCGTGTGGCGCAGACCCAATGAGATAGGCCTACGCGTTCTCTGA
- a CDS encoding DUF2312 domain-containing protein: MPGKIEVTDTVAVAGERICSIIERVERLEEEIKDLMEAKKEIFAEAKSEGLDVKVLKEILKIRKQDKDERDEQETLLDVYLRAMDAPSPAPLAEAA, translated from the coding sequence ATGCCTGGGAAGATTGAAGTCACCGACACCGTGGCCGTGGCAGGCGAGCGCATCTGCTCGATTATTGAGCGCGTCGAGCGACTGGAGGAAGAGATCAAGGACCTCATGGAGGCCAAGAAGGAGATCTTTGCCGAGGCCAAGAGTGAGGGCTTGGACGTGAAGGTGCTCAAGGAGATCCTAAAGATCCGCAAGCAGGATAAAGATGAGCGCGACGAACAGGAGACGCTGCTCGACGTGTACCTGCGCGCCATGGACGCGCCGTCGCCTGCGCCCCTAGCCGAGGCAGCCTGA
- a CDS encoding SDR family oxidoreductase, which produces MYDGVSATSGTQPVVVVTGASAGVGRAVAVAFARRGWSVGLIARGRDRLESASREVERAGGRAIVLQADVSDAEALEAAAAQVVGAFGRIDFWVNSAMVTVYAPVAAISPEEVKRVTEVTYLGQVYGTLAALQHMRRRNRGTIVQIGSALAYRSIPLQSAYCAAKAAVRGFTDSLRSELLHERSRIRLTMVQLPAVNTPQFAWARSHLPQRLQPVPPIHNPAPVAEAIVRAAIEAPRELWVGGPTIQAVLGNMAAPRVLDRLMARRAWTGQMTGEAAYPRPDNLFEAPAGDPGAEGRFGEQSRSRVFSISETSARILIAAFALSSAAGLTALGYRFGVDRRRHAPTRRLPEREQAARLVG; this is translated from the coding sequence ATGTATGATGGTGTTAGCGCGACGAGCGGAACGCAGCCGGTTGTTGTGGTCACCGGTGCCTCCGCCGGGGTCGGACGCGCGGTGGCAGTCGCTTTCGCCCGCCGTGGCTGGTCCGTAGGCCTAATTGCTCGAGGGCGCGACCGATTAGAAAGCGCGTCGCGCGAGGTCGAACGCGCTGGTGGACGCGCGATCGTCCTGCAGGCCGACGTGTCCGACGCTGAAGCGCTTGAGGCTGCGGCAGCACAGGTTGTCGGCGCCTTTGGCCGAATTGATTTCTGGGTGAACAGCGCCATGGTGACGGTCTATGCACCGGTCGCCGCGATCAGCCCCGAAGAAGTCAAACGTGTCACGGAGGTAACATACCTCGGCCAGGTGTACGGCACGCTCGCGGCCCTGCAGCACATGCGGAGGCGCAACCGCGGAACGATCGTGCAGATCGGGTCAGCTCTGGCCTATCGGTCTATCCCACTGCAATCCGCCTACTGCGCTGCGAAAGCTGCTGTGCGTGGCTTCACGGACTCTTTGCGGAGTGAGCTCCTGCATGAGCGCAGTCGTATTCGTCTCACCATGGTCCAACTGCCAGCGGTCAATACACCGCAGTTTGCTTGGGCGCGCAGCCATCTTCCCCAGCGGCTGCAGCCCGTGCCCCCAATCCACAATCCTGCACCAGTCGCAGAGGCGATCGTCCGTGCTGCGATCGAGGCACCGCGTGAGCTCTGGGTAGGAGGTCCCACGATCCAGGCGGTTCTGGGCAACATGGCGGCTCCGCGTGTACTGGATCGCCTGATGGCGCGCCGAGCCTGGACCGGTCAGATGACGGGTGAAGCAGCCTACCCTCGGCCCGATAACCTGTTTGAGGCGCCTGCGGGCGACCCTGGCGCAGAAGGCCGTTTCGGCGAACAGTCCCGCTCAAGAGTGTTTTCAATTTCGGAAACGTCAGCACGCATTTTGATCGCTGCTTTCGCTCTTTCAAGCGCAGCCGGCCTGACAGCGCTCGGCTACCGGTTTGGCGTGGACCGGCGTCGTCATGCTCCCACAAGGCGTCTACCTGAGCGAGAGCAAGCTGCACGTCTCGTTGGCTGA
- a CDS encoding DUF1236 domain-containing protein: MRIPATLALLATFGFTAAVHAQGLERGAQDGASRGEEIAGPLGAIVGGAIGAAVGTANGILGVDRRERFRIYALGEHRPSVALAGPVRIGTVLPEDGVVYYDVPREFALPEYSYTIINGHLVLVEPRTRRVVEVIDDGRP, encoded by the coding sequence ATGCGCATCCCAGCCACGCTCGCGCTCTTAGCCACGTTCGGCTTCACCGCGGCTGTCCACGCGCAAGGATTGGAACGAGGCGCCCAGGATGGAGCATCCCGCGGCGAGGAGATCGCCGGTCCCCTGGGCGCGATCGTCGGTGGGGCGATCGGGGCGGCCGTGGGCACCGCCAACGGGATCCTGGGTGTCGATCGGCGAGAGCGTTTTCGCATCTACGCGCTAGGCGAACACCGCCCGTCCGTCGCACTCGCTGGCCCGGTGCGGATTGGGACCGTGCTACCGGAGGACGGTGTGGTCTACTACGACGTGCCGCGGGAGTTCGCGCTGCCGGAGTACAGCTACACGATCATCAACGGGCATCTCGTGCTGGTCGAACCGCGCACTCGCCGCGTCGTGGAGGTGATTGATGACGGGCGGCCCTGA